A window from Flavobacterium sp. 83 encodes these proteins:
- a CDS encoding anthranilate synthase component I family protein: MKPFILNTNYKQILADTITPVSVYLKIRDKFPNSLLLESSDYHGNDNSFSYICCNPIASIKIENEIIYKTFPDGSFEKINIDKTTDIPQVIQEFSGQFTSEKNDFKFINNGLFGYISYDAVRYFEKVTIAKKDNSISIPDVYYAVYQNIIAINHFKNEAYIFCHSLDGRNNISEIEQLLQSRNIASYKFSKEGEGFSNLTDDEFKHNVALAKKHCYRGDVFQLVLSRRFTQGFKGDEFNVYRALRSINPSPYLFFFDYGDFKIFGSSPEAQIIVKDRKAEIHPIAGTFKRTGDDEKDAILAKELSVDKKENSEHVMLVDLARNDLSRNGHNVNVEKYREVQFFSHVIHLVSKVTGHLHPSATTMQVVADTFPAGTLSGAPKHRAMQLIEDYEKTNRTFYGGAIGFMDFEGNFNHAIMIRTFLSKNHQLHCQAGAGIIASSDEESEMQEVYNKLRALNAALDLAETI; the protein is encoded by the coding sequence TTGAAACCTTTTATACTAAACACAAATTACAAGCAAATCCTTGCAGATACCATTACTCCTGTAAGTGTATATCTCAAAATTCGTGATAAATTCCCAAATAGTTTATTACTGGAAAGCAGTGATTATCATGGAAATGACAACAGTTTCTCTTACATTTGTTGCAATCCTATTGCTTCGATAAAAATAGAAAATGAAATTATCTACAAGACCTTTCCTGACGGAAGTTTTGAAAAAATAAACATTGATAAAACTACTGATATTCCGCAGGTCATTCAAGAATTCTCAGGTCAGTTTACATCAGAGAAAAATGATTTCAAATTTATCAATAATGGTCTATTTGGTTACATTTCGTATGATGCTGTTCGTTATTTCGAAAAAGTGACTATTGCCAAAAAAGACAATAGCATTTCTATTCCTGATGTTTATTATGCAGTGTACCAAAATATAATCGCTATCAATCATTTCAAAAATGAAGCTTATATTTTCTGTCATAGTTTGGATGGAAGAAACAACATTTCAGAAATCGAACAATTATTGCAATCCCGAAATATTGCTTCCTATAAATTCTCGAAAGAAGGAGAAGGTTTTTCTAATTTGACAGACGACGAATTCAAGCATAATGTGGCTTTAGCCAAAAAGCATTGTTACAGAGGTGATGTGTTCCAATTGGTTTTATCCAGAAGATTTACCCAAGGTTTCAAGGGAGATGAATTCAATGTATACAGAGCGTTAAGAAGTATCAATCCTTCGCCTTATTTATTCTTTTTTGATTATGGTGATTTCAAAATATTTGGTTCTTCACCAGAAGCTCAAATTATTGTAAAAGATCGCAAAGCTGAAATTCATCCTATCGCGGGAACTTTCAAAAGAACTGGCGATGATGAGAAAGATGCCATACTTGCCAAAGAATTATCTGTAGATAAAAAAGAGAATAGCGAACACGTAATGCTGGTTGATTTAGCCAGAAATGATTTGAGCAGAAACGGACATAATGTAAATGTTGAAAAATACAGAGAAGTACAGTTTTTCTCACATGTTATTCACTTGGTTTCAAAAGTGACTGGACATTTGCACCCTAGCGCGACTACAATGCAAGTGGTAGCGGATACTTTTCCAGCAGGAACATTAAGCGGAGCGCCAAAACACCGAGCGATGCAACTCATTGAAGATTACGAAAAAACGAATAGAACTTTTTATGGAGGCGCTATTGGTTTTATGGATTTTGAAGGTAATTTTAATCATGCCATTATGATTCGTACTTTCCTAAGCAAAAATCACCAACTACATTGTCAGGCCGGAGCGGGAATTATAGCCAGTTCAGATGAAGAAAGTGAAATGCAGGAAGTATACAACAAATTAAGAGCCTTAAATGCAGCTTTGGATTTAGCGGAAACAATATAA
- a CDS encoding aminodeoxychorismate/anthranilate synthase component II → MKKILVIDNYDSFTYNLVHYLEDLDCEVTVYRNDEFDIDEIAVFDKILLSPGPGIPDEAGLLKEVIKKYGPTKSIFGVCLGQQAIGEVYGGTLSNLDKVYHGVATMVKTVVDDELLFEGLGNEFEVGRYHSWVVDANLPDVLEATSFDENGQVMSLRHKTFDVRGVQFHPESVLTPNGKKILENWIKN, encoded by the coding sequence ATGAAAAAAATACTAGTCATAGACAATTACGATAGTTTCACTTACAATTTAGTGCATTATCTGGAAGATTTAGATTGCGAAGTAACCGTTTACAGAAACGATGAATTTGATATTGATGAAATTGCAGTTTTTGATAAAATTCTTCTTTCTCCAGGACCTGGAATCCCGGATGAAGCAGGATTATTGAAAGAAGTCATTAAAAAATACGGACCTACAAAAAGTATCTTTGGCGTATGCTTAGGACAACAAGCGATAGGCGAAGTTTATGGAGGAACACTTTCTAATTTAGACAAAGTATATCATGGTGTAGCAACAATGGTAAAAACCGTTGTAGATGATGAACTTTTATTCGAAGGATTAGGAAATGAATTTGAAGTAGGGCGCTATCACTCATGGGTTGTTGATGCTAATTTACCTGATGTTCTTGAAGCAACTTCATTTGACGAAAATGGACAAGTGATGTCATTGCGTCACAAAACATTCGATGTGCGCGGTGTACAATTTCATCCCGAAAGTGTGTTGACTCCTAATGGAAAAAAAATATTGGAGAATTGGATAAAAAATTAG
- a CDS encoding GNAT family N-acetyltransferase: MTITISETRELNIDDIIALYKANEWSSADKPEQLFKGLLNSDTLITAWENKKLVGLGNAISDGYLVVYYPHLLVHPDYQGKGIGKMIFDKMQEKYCSFHMQMLTADGKAIDFYKKNGFERAGQTEPMWIYKGNEH, encoded by the coding sequence ATGACAATTACAATTTCCGAAACAAGAGAATTAAATATTGACGATATAATAGCGCTTTATAAAGCAAATGAGTGGAGTTCAGCTGACAAACCAGAGCAATTATTCAAAGGTCTTTTAAATTCAGATACTTTAATTACTGCTTGGGAAAATAAAAAATTAGTTGGACTGGGAAATGCTATTTCTGATGGATATTTAGTTGTTTATTATCCGCATCTACTCGTTCATCCAGACTATCAAGGAAAAGGAATTGGCAAGATGATTTTTGATAAAATGCAAGAGAAATATTGTAGCTTTCACATGCAAATGCTAACAGCTGATGGAAAAGCTATCGATTTTTATAAAAAAAATGGTTTTGAACGGGCTGGACAAACAGAACCGATGTGGATTTACAAAGGAAATGAACATTAA
- the trpD gene encoding anthranilate phosphoribosyltransferase codes for MKNILNRLINHEMLSKEEAKNVLVNISNGSYNTSQIASFLTVYMMRSISIEELAGFREALLELCIRVDLSAYNTIDLCGTGGDGKDTFNISTLASFVAAGAGIKVAKHGNYGVSSISGSSNVMEKMGIKFSNDTDFLERCIDQAGICVLHAPLFHPAMKNVGPIRKELAVKTFFNMLGPMVNPSFPKNQLVGVFNLEMARMYAYLYQNTDTNFTILHSLDGYDEVSLTGPTKTITSSMEGMLNPEDFGVRLLSQSEIEGGKTIEESAQIFTDIISGKGTEAQNNVVCANAAMAIATVTKCSPLEGFQIAKESLLSGKGLVALKKLKELSE; via the coding sequence ATGAAAAATATATTAAACAGATTAATTAATCATGAAATGCTTTCAAAAGAAGAAGCAAAAAATGTATTGGTTAATATATCTAACGGGAGTTACAATACCAGTCAAATTGCTTCTTTTCTTACCGTTTATATGATGCGAAGCATTAGTATAGAAGAGCTTGCAGGTTTTCGGGAGGCATTGTTGGAACTTTGTATCCGTGTGGATTTATCAGCTTATAATACCATCGATTTGTGTGGAACGGGCGGTGATGGAAAAGACACCTTCAATATTTCAACTTTGGCTTCTTTTGTGGCTGCAGGAGCAGGAATAAAAGTGGCAAAACACGGAAATTATGGGGTTTCTTCTATTTCTGGTTCCAGTAATGTGATGGAGAAAATGGGAATCAAGTTCAGTAATGATACTGATTTCCTAGAAAGATGTATCGACCAAGCAGGGATTTGTGTTTTACATGCTCCGTTATTTCACCCGGCCATGAAAAATGTGGGACCAATTAGAAAAGAATTGGCCGTAAAAACCTTCTTTAATATGTTGGGACCAATGGTTAATCCATCGTTTCCAAAAAATCAATTAGTCGGTGTTTTTAATTTAGAAATGGCTAGGATGTATGCGTATTTGTACCAAAACACAGATACTAATTTCACCATCTTGCATTCCCTTGACGGTTATGATGAAGTTTCCTTGACAGGACCTACAAAAACGATTACAAGTTCCATGGAAGGAATGCTAAATCCGGAAGATTTTGGTGTTCGCCTTTTATCACAAAGCGAAATCGAAGGTGGGAAAACTATCGAAGAATCTGCTCAAATATTTACTGATATCATTTCTGGAAAAGGAACTGAAGCTCAAAACAATGTAGTTTGTGCTAATGCTGCAATGGCAATTGCAACCGTTACAAAATGTTCTCCTTTAGAAGGATTTCAAATAGCGAAAGAAAGTTTATTATCCGGAAAAGGACTTGTAGCTTTGAAGAAATTGAAAGAGTTAAGTGAATAA
- the trpC gene encoding indole-3-glycerol phosphate synthase TrpC yields MNILDKIIVDKKREVILKKSIIPVSQLEGSVFFEKKTISLSDNLRNSNSGIIAEHKRRSPSKAEINYSFTVEEVTKGYENAGACGISVLTDGKYFGGSLDDLLLARATVNIPLLRKEFIVDEYQILEAKAHGADLILLIAAVLTREEIKTLSEFAKSLGLEVLLEVHNQEELEKSIMPTLDMIGVNNRNLKTFEVSLDFSKQLAAQIPNDFVKVSESGISSIEAINELKPFGYKGFLIGENFMKTDNAGKAATEFISKL; encoded by the coding sequence ATGAACATTTTAGATAAAATCATAGTTGACAAAAAAAGAGAAGTGATTCTCAAGAAATCAATAATTCCTGTTTCACAATTGGAAGGATCGGTTTTCTTCGAAAAAAAGACGATTTCTTTGAGCGATAATTTAAGAAACAGCAACTCAGGAATTATCGCAGAGCACAAACGCCGTTCACCTTCCAAAGCTGAAATAAATTATAGCTTCACGGTTGAAGAAGTAACAAAAGGATATGAAAATGCAGGAGCTTGCGGGATTTCAGTTTTAACGGACGGAAAATATTTTGGCGGTTCATTAGATGATTTACTTTTGGCAAGAGCCACAGTCAACATTCCGTTATTGAGAAAAGAATTCATTGTTGACGAATATCAAATCTTAGAAGCCAAAGCTCACGGAGCCGATTTAATTTTATTAATTGCAGCCGTTTTAACAAGAGAGGAAATTAAAACCTTATCTGAATTTGCTAAAAGTTTAGGACTGGAAGTTTTACTGGAAGTTCACAATCAGGAAGAACTGGAAAAATCGATTATGCCAACATTAGACATGATTGGTGTCAACAATAGAAACCTAAAAACATTTGAAGTAAGTTTGGATTTCAGCAAGCAATTGGCAGCACAAATCCCAAATGATTTTGTAAAAGTTTCCGAAAGCGGAATTTCATCCATTGAGGCGATTAACGAATTAAAACCTTTTGGCTACAAAGGATTCTTAATTGGAGAAAACTTTATGAAAACGGATAATGCCGGTAAAGCAGCAACCGAATTTATATCAAAACTATAA
- a CDS encoding phosphoribosylanthranilate isomerase — MKLKICGMKYPDNILEVGSLLPDYMGFIFWEKSARYFDGVIPELPKSIKKVGVFVNETVEIILAKAQKYDLQAIQLHGQESVEFCQDLKNKIENSGEIIKVFSVDDSFNFEVLKPFETVCDYFLFDTKGKLPGGNGTTFDWKVLENYPSSKPFFLSGGIGLEEIDLTKEILTTNLPIHALDLNSKFEIEPGLKDKKILKKFQNNLKL, encoded by the coding sequence ATGAAACTCAAAATCTGCGGTATGAAATATCCCGATAATATACTCGAAGTAGGTTCGCTCCTACCCGATTATATGGGATTTATATTTTGGGAAAAATCTGCACGGTATTTTGATGGTGTAATTCCAGAATTGCCAAAATCAATAAAGAAAGTAGGCGTTTTTGTAAACGAAACTGTCGAAATTATTTTGGCGAAAGCCCAGAAATACGATTTGCAAGCCATTCAATTACACGGTCAGGAATCGGTTGAGTTTTGTCAGGATTTGAAAAATAAAATAGAGAATTCAGGTGAAATCATAAAAGTATTTTCGGTAGATGATTCTTTTAATTTTGAAGTATTGAAACCATTTGAAACCGTTTGTGACTATTTCCTTTTTGATACCAAAGGAAAATTACCCGGAGGAAACGGAACCACTTTCGACTGGAAAGTTTTGGAAAACTATCCTTCAAGCAAACCATTCTTTTTGAGTGGTGGAATTGGTTTAGAAGAAATCGATTTAACAAAAGAAATTTTAACAACAAATTTACCTATTCATGCTTTGGATCTAAATAGCAAATTTGAAATCGAGCCTGGATTAAAAGATAAAAAAATATTGAAAAAGTTTCAGAACAATTTGAAACTTTAA
- the trpB gene encoding tryptophan synthase subunit beta, with protein sequence MSYNVNEKGYYGEFGGAFIPEMLYPNVEELRQNYLKITAEPEFQAEFDALLKDYVGRPTPLYFAKRLSEQYNTKIYLKREDLCHTGAHKVNNTIGQILLAKRLGKKRIIAETGAGQHGVATATVCALMGLECIVYMGEVDIKRQAPNVARMKMLGAEVRPAMSGSKTLKDATNEAIRDWINNPVDTYYIIGSVVGPHPYPDMVARFQSVISKEIKEQLLEKEGRKNPDYVIACVGGGSNAAGTYYHFLDNENVNIIAVEAAGLGVDSGESAATSALGKVGVIHGSKTLLMQTTDGQITEPYSISAGLDYPGVGPMHANLYATGRAQFISITDDQAMQWGIKLSQMEGLIPAIESAHAFAVLDEMKFKPEDVVVINLSGRGDKDLNTYIDYFKL encoded by the coding sequence ATGAGTTACAACGTCAACGAAAAAGGCTATTACGGAGAATTTGGAGGCGCCTTCATTCCTGAAATGTTATATCCAAATGTGGAAGAATTACGCCAAAATTATTTAAAAATCACGGCTGAACCAGAATTTCAGGCTGAATTTGATGCCTTGCTTAAAGATTATGTAGGTCGCCCTACGCCTCTTTATTTTGCAAAACGCCTATCAGAACAATACAATACTAAAATCTACTTGAAAAGAGAAGATTTATGTCATACAGGCGCACACAAAGTAAACAACACGATTGGGCAAATTTTGTTAGCCAAACGCTTGGGCAAAAAACGAATCATTGCTGAAACCGGAGCTGGTCAACATGGAGTTGCAACAGCTACAGTTTGTGCCTTAATGGGACTGGAATGCATCGTGTACATGGGTGAAGTCGACATCAAGCGTCAGGCGCCAAATGTGGCTCGTATGAAAATGTTGGGTGCCGAAGTTCGTCCGGCAATGTCAGGTTCAAAAACCTTGAAAGATGCTACTAATGAAGCCATTCGCGACTGGATTAACAATCCTGTTGACACCTATTATATTATCGGATCTGTCGTAGGACCGCATCCATATCCCGATATGGTCGCTCGTTTCCAAAGTGTGATTTCTAAGGAAATTAAAGAACAATTATTAGAAAAAGAAGGTCGTAAAAATCCGGATTATGTGATTGCCTGCGTAGGTGGTGGTAGCAATGCAGCCGGGACGTATTATCATTTTCTGGATAATGAGAACGTGAATATTATTGCAGTTGAAGCAGCAGGTTTAGGAGTTGATTCTGGCGAAAGTGCCGCAACTTCTGCCTTAGGAAAAGTGGGTGTTATTCACGGAAGCAAAACATTGTTGATGCAAACCACGGATGGACAAATCACCGAACCGTATTCCATTTCAGCAGGACTGGATTATCCGGGAGTTGGTCCTATGCATGCAAATTTATATGCCACCGGAAGAGCGCAATTCATCTCAATTACCGATGATCAAGCGATGCAATGGGGAATCAAATTATCTCAAATGGAAGGATTAATTCCCGCCATTGAAAGTGCGCATGCCTTTGCCGTTCTGGACGAAATGAAATTCAAACCGGAAGATGTGGTAGTCATCAATCTTTCCGGTCGAGGCGATAAAGATTTGAATACGTATATCGATTATTTTAAATTATAA
- a CDS encoding gamma-glutamylcyclotransferase family protein, whose translation MEHIFSYGTLQSKEIQMQVFNKLLTGTQDQLKGYKLKDLKIEEEFGMADYFVATPSENPSDEINGIVFTVSNEDLTKADLFESNAYKRIQITLQSGLSAWIYIES comes from the coding sequence ATGGAACATATATTCTCTTACGGAACATTACAGTCTAAAGAAATTCAAATGCAGGTTTTTAACAAGCTATTGACTGGAACACAAGACCAACTCAAAGGCTATAAACTAAAAGATCTGAAAATAGAAGAAGAATTTGGAATGGCAGATTATTTTGTAGCAACACCAAGCGAAAATCCTTCGGATGAAATAAATGGTATTGTTTTTACTGTTTCAAATGAAGATCTGACTAAAGCAGATCTATTCGAATCTAATGCATATAAAAGAATTCAAATAACATTGCAATCTGGACTTTCGGCCTGGATTTATATTGAAAGTTAA
- the trpA gene encoding tryptophan synthase subunit alpha produces the protein MNRINQKLQETKKILSIYFSAGYPNLNDTVQIIQDLEKNGVDMIEIGLPFSDPLADGPTIQASSTQALHNGMTTQVLFDQLKDIRKTVSIPLVIMGYFNPMLQYGIENFCQKCAEIGIDGLIIPDLPVDVYADEYKATFEKYGLINVFLITPQTSDERIHFIDSVSDGFIYMVSSASVTGSQSGFGIVQEDYFKRIAGMNLKNPQVIGFGINNAETFNQATQFAKGAIIGSAFITHLTENGTGKIAEFVKAIR, from the coding sequence ATGAACAGAATAAATCAAAAATTACAAGAGACTAAAAAGATACTTTCCATTTATTTTTCGGCGGGATATCCTAACCTCAACGATACCGTACAAATCATTCAGGATTTAGAAAAAAATGGTGTGGACATGATTGAAATTGGATTGCCGTTCAGTGATCCATTGGCCGATGGACCAACGATTCAAGCAAGTTCTACCCAAGCATTACACAACGGAATGACGACACAAGTTTTGTTTGACCAACTAAAGGACATTCGTAAAACGGTATCCATTCCTTTAGTGATTATGGGTTATTTCAATCCAATGTTACAATACGGAATCGAGAATTTCTGCCAGAAATGTGCCGAAATTGGCATCGATGGATTAATTATTCCAGATCTTCCAGTTGATGTATATGCAGATGAATACAAAGCAACTTTTGAAAAATACGGATTAATCAATGTGTTTTTGATTACGCCACAAACTTCTGATGAGCGCATCCATTTTATTGACAGCGTATCTGATGGTTTTATTTATATGGTGAGTTCCGCCAGTGTTACGGGATCACAATCTGGTTTTGGAATCGTCCAAGAAGATTATTTCAAACGCATTGCAGGAATGAATTTAAAAAATCCTCAAGTAATTGGCTTTGGAATCAACAATGCTGAAACCTTCAATCAAGCCACTCAATTTGCCAAAGGAGCAATTATAGGAAGTGCTTTTATCACCCATTTAACCGAAAACGGAACTGGGAAGATTGCTGAGTTTGTAAAAGCAATTCGATAA
- a CDS encoding site-specific integrase, with protein sequence MASVKLILRTHQADQTGHSPLYIRIIKDRKTKFITAGVKLKENEWDEAKQKVKKNHSNSARMNAALSQKIADAEGQVADMERKIKTVSVKKLKEAIKGKEVPNFFEYAYKRLEKIKSSLSYSTYKAYSSQVGKFEKYMGTKDVYFDEVTVALLNDYKFYLANTLKNGATTQRLTIIVLGTIFRDAIREEVIPETMFPFSKITLKISPSKRLFLNKEQIDDLTQIKLIEGKKAILWRDLFLFSIYAGGLRFSDVIEMQYSNYNEAEHKIQKHIRKTGRVHQFKIGKVAIDILEKYKKENANHDDFIFPIIVDKEGYLNNEAKRYFQTAAFNKLANWHLKKMGTKIKLPFDLSFHLSRHSFATNALNNGMRIEHVSKLMDHRDISTTQVYAKIISEELDKAVDNYIF encoded by the coding sequence ATGGCATCAGTAAAACTAATTTTAAGAACGCATCAGGCAGACCAAACAGGACACAGCCCTTTGTATATCCGAATTATAAAAGATAGAAAAACGAAATTTATCACTGCTGGAGTGAAGCTAAAAGAGAACGAGTGGGATGAAGCAAAGCAGAAAGTAAAAAAGAACCATTCCAACAGTGCCCGGATGAATGCTGCATTATCTCAAAAGATTGCCGATGCTGAAGGTCAGGTTGCCGATATGGAACGTAAAATAAAAACGGTATCAGTTAAAAAACTCAAAGAAGCCATCAAGGGTAAAGAAGTGCCAAACTTTTTTGAGTATGCCTATAAGAGATTAGAAAAAATTAAAAGCTCCCTATCCTACTCCACCTATAAAGCGTATTCATCACAGGTTGGAAAGTTTGAAAAATATATGGGAACAAAGGATGTTTATTTTGATGAAGTTACGGTTGCACTTTTGAACGACTATAAATTCTATTTAGCAAACACTTTAAAAAACGGAGCAACAACCCAGCGACTTACGATAATTGTACTAGGAACCATTTTCAGAGATGCAATTCGCGAAGAAGTAATTCCCGAAACTATGTTTCCGTTTAGTAAAATCACACTTAAAATTAGTCCTTCTAAAAGATTATTTCTTAACAAAGAACAGATAGATGATTTAACCCAAATAAAGCTAATAGAAGGCAAAAAAGCAATACTATGGCGGGATTTATTCCTTTTCTCTATCTATGCAGGAGGATTGCGTTTTAGTGATGTTATCGAAATGCAATATTCAAATTACAATGAAGCTGAACATAAAATTCAAAAACACATTCGTAAAACGGGAAGAGTACACCAGTTCAAAATTGGCAAAGTAGCAATCGATATTTTAGAAAAATACAAAAAGGAAAATGCTAATCACGATGATTTTATCTTTCCGATTATTGTGGACAAAGAAGGCTATTTAAACAACGAAGCAAAAAGATATTTTCAAACAGCAGCTTTCAATAAATTGGCAAATTGGCATCTTAAAAAAATGGGGACAAAAATAAAATTACCTTTCGACCTTTCTTTCCATTTATCTCGACACAGTTTTGCGACAAATGCGTTAAATAACGGAATGAGAATTGAACACGTGAGTAAGTTAATGGATCACCGCGACATCAGCACCACTCAAGTATATGCCAAAATAATCAGCGAAGAATTGGATAAAGCGGTTGACAACTATATTTTTTAA
- a CDS encoding helix-turn-helix domain-containing protein: MDAIIFTKDQFTDLMSKLDTIQSQISIKADPKKETFLDNQEFLLLMKISKRTAQTWRDEGKISFSQVGNKIYYKLSDVEKLLTEHYNKSFKGR; encoded by the coding sequence ATGGATGCAATTATCTTCACAAAAGACCAGTTCACAGATCTAATGAGCAAATTAGACACAATTCAATCTCAAATTTCTATCAAGGCTGACCCGAAAAAAGAAACCTTTCTTGATAATCAAGAATTTCTTTTACTGATGAAAATTTCAAAACGTACAGCTCAAACTTGGAGAGACGAAGGCAAAATTTCTTTTAGTCAAGTAGGAAACAAAATCTATTACAAATTGTCCGATGTTGAAAAACTCTTAACAGAGCACTACAACAAATCTTTTAAAGGAAGATAA